The genomic window TTTTAAAGCCTCCTTCAAAATAAATCTTAACCTCAACTTTGTTAATTCTCAAAATGTTTAAAAATCTGTCTTGCAAGTTAAATTTTTCCGGCATTTTTAATCCCCCTTAAATCATTAATAATAAATTTTATAATTTTTCCTTTGGAATTGGATGTCATATCCAACCATTTTATATCTTTGTACTTTCTAAAGTAAATAATTTGCCTTCGTGCATAATTTCTTGTGTTTGTTTTTATATCTTCTTTGGCTTCTTCTAAAGATTTTTTACCTTTAATATATTCTATAATTTCTTTATATCCAATTGAATTCATTGAATTTAATTTTTCATTAATACCTTTATTCAATAAATCTTGAACTTCTTCAACTAAACCTTGTTCAATCATTTTTTCTACTCTGAGGTTGATCCTTTTATGTAATTCTTTCCTATCTCTATTCAAAGCATAAATTTTATATTCTTTAAAAACAGGTTTAGATTCATCTTTTAATTGATTTCTATTTTTACCTGTTAAGATAAATATTTCGATAGCTCTTACTATTCTTTTTAAATCGTTTTCATGTATTTTTAAAAAAGATTTGCGATCAATTTTCTCTAAAATTTTTCTTAATGACCCTTTTTCTTGAGTTTCTATACGTTCTAAATAATTTCTAAGACCATAATCAGAACCAACTTTTATAAGTGGTTTTATTAATGAATCAAGATAAAACCCAGTTCCGCCTGTAACAATAGGTATTTTATCTCTGTTTTTAATTTCTTCATAAACTTT from Geotoga petraea includes these protein-coding regions:
- the miaA gene encoding tRNA (adenosine(37)-N6)-dimethylallyltransferase MiaA; this translates as MIPIIVGPTAVGKTELVLDLAKKLNGEVINLDSRQIYKYMNIGTAKPNVKELRRVKHHLIDFVDPKDHYSSFEYKSDFIKVYEEIKNRDKIPIVTGGTGFYLDSLIKPLIKVGSDYGLRNYLERIETQEKGSLRKILEKIDRKSFLKIHENDLKRIVRAIEIFILTGKNRNQLKDESKPVFKEYKIYALNRDRKELHKRINLRVEKMIEQGLVEEVQDLLNKGINEKLNSMNSIGYKEIIEYIKGKKSLEEAKEDIKTNTRNYARRQIIYFRKYKDIKWLDMTSNSKGKIIKFIINDLRGIKNAGKI